One stretch of Eretmochelys imbricata isolate rEreImb1 chromosome 1, rEreImb1.hap1, whole genome shotgun sequence DNA includes these proteins:
- the SUV39H2 gene encoding histone-lysine N-methyltransferase SUV39H2 isoform X4, with the protein MAGRRGAWYVPCLASLETIQELCRKENLTCKSLGITNRNLKSYEVEYLCDYKVEEGTEHFLVKWKGWPESSNTWVALKNLKCPLLLQYFHSDKNEYLSRLKRGKAVILKNHMKALNPVVAQYIVKKAKQRIALQRWKEELNRKKNHKGMILVENTVDLEGPPLDFYYINEYKPAPGINVMNGITTGCECSDCPAEKCCPEEAGFFLAYNKQKQLKIQPGLPIYECNSYCRCGPECPNRIVQKGTPYSLCIFRTNNGRGWGVKTLQKIKTKRFVMEYVGECDPNLQVFNVFIDNLDLRLPRIALFSTRTIKAGEELTFDYQMKGSLDVTSDSDAVSPTRKRIRTVCKCGAVCCRGYLN; encoded by the exons ATGGCGGGCAGGCGAGGAG CTTGGTATGTGCCTTGTCTAGCTTCACTTGAGACCATCCAGGAATTATGTAGGAAGGAAAATCTCACATGTAAATCCCTTGGAATCACCAACAGGAATCTAAAGAGTTATGAGGTGGAATATTTATGTGACTACAAGGTAGAAGAG GGCACAGAGCACTTCCTTGTGAAATGGAAAGGATGGCCAGAATCCTCAAATACCTGGGTAGCTTTGAAAAATCTTAAATGCCCATTGCTCCTTCAGTACTTCCATAGCGACAAGAATGAATATTTATCTCGGCTAAAGCGAGGCAAAGCGGTAATATTGAAAAACCATATGAAAGCTTTGAACCCTGTAGTAGCACAGTACATAGTAAAGAAGGCTAAACAAAGAATAGCTCTACAGAGATGGAAGGAAGAACTCAACCGGAAAAAGAACCATAAAGGAATGATTCTTGTAGAAAACACTGTGGATCTTGAGGGCCCTCCTTTAGACTTTTACTACATTAATGAATATAAACCTGCTCCAGGAATAAATGTAATGAATGGAATCACAACCGGCTGTGAATGCTCTGATTGCCCTGCTGAGAAGTGTTGTCCAGAAGAGGCTGGATTTTTCTTGGCTTACAATAAACAAAAGCAGTTAAAAATCCAACCAGGCTTGCCTATCTATGAATGCAACTCATATTGTAGATGTGGTCCTGAATGCCCTAACAGGATAGTACAGAAAGGCACACCGTATTCTCTTTGCATCTTCAGAACTAACAATGGACGTGGCTGGGGAGTAAAAACCCtccagaaaattaaaacaaagagaTTTGTGATGGAGTATGTTGGAGAG TGTGATCCAAATCTTCAGGTCTTCAATGTTTTCATTGATAACCTTGATCTACGTCTTCCTCGGATAGCGCTGTTTTCTACGAGAACCATCAAGGCTGGAGAAGAGCTCACCTTTGATTATCAGATGAAAG GTTCTCTCGATGTGACTTCAGACTCTGATGCTGTCAGCCCAACGAGAAAGAGGATCAGAACTGTGTGCAAGTGTGGAGCTGTGTGTTGCAGAGGGTATCTCAACTGA
- the SUV39H2 gene encoding histone-lysine N-methyltransferase SUV39H2 isoform X1: MAGRRGAWYVPCLASLETIQELCRKENLTCKSLGITNRNLKSYEVEYLCDYKVEEGTEHFLVKWKGWPESSNTWVALKNLKCPLLLQYFHSDKNEYLSRLKRGKAVILKNHMKALNPVVAQYIVKKAKQRIALQRWKEELNRKKNHKGMILVENTVDLEGPPLDFYYINEYKPAPGINVMNGITTGCECSDCPAEKCCPEEAGFFLAYNKQKQLKIQPGLPIYECNSYCRCGPECPNRIVQKGTPYSLCIFRTNNGRGWGVKTLQKIKTKRFVMEYVGEVITSEEAERRGQLYDNQGNTYLFDLDYDSDEYTVDAAQYGNVSHFVNHSCDPNLQVFNVFIDNLDLRLPRIALFSTRTIKAGEELTFDYQMKGSLDVTSDSDAVSPTRKRIRTVCKCGAVCCRGYLN, from the exons ATGGCGGGCAGGCGAGGAG CTTGGTATGTGCCTTGTCTAGCTTCACTTGAGACCATCCAGGAATTATGTAGGAAGGAAAATCTCACATGTAAATCCCTTGGAATCACCAACAGGAATCTAAAGAGTTATGAGGTGGAATATTTATGTGACTACAAGGTAGAAGAG GGCACAGAGCACTTCCTTGTGAAATGGAAAGGATGGCCAGAATCCTCAAATACCTGGGTAGCTTTGAAAAATCTTAAATGCCCATTGCTCCTTCAGTACTTCCATAGCGACAAGAATGAATATTTATCTCGGCTAAAGCGAGGCAAAGCGGTAATATTGAAAAACCATATGAAAGCTTTGAACCCTGTAGTAGCACAGTACATAGTAAAGAAGGCTAAACAAAGAATAGCTCTACAGAGATGGAAGGAAGAACTCAACCGGAAAAAGAACCATAAAGGAATGATTCTTGTAGAAAACACTGTGGATCTTGAGGGCCCTCCTTTAGACTTTTACTACATTAATGAATATAAACCTGCTCCAGGAATAAATGTAATGAATGGAATCACAACCGGCTGTGAATGCTCTGATTGCCCTGCTGAGAAGTGTTGTCCAGAAGAGGCTGGATTTTTCTTGGCTTACAATAAACAAAAGCAGTTAAAAATCCAACCAGGCTTGCCTATCTATGAATGCAACTCATATTGTAGATGTGGTCCTGAATGCCCTAACAGGATAGTACAGAAAGGCACACCGTATTCTCTTTGCATCTTCAGAACTAACAATGGACGTGGCTGGGGAGTAAAAACCCtccagaaaattaaaacaaagagaTTTGTGATGGAGTATGTTGGAGAG GTGATCACAAGTGAAGAAGCAGAGAGACGAGGTCAACTGTATGACAACCAAGGAAATACATACTTGTTTGACCTGGACTATGACTCGGATGAATATACGGTGGATGCAGCTCAATATGGAAATGTGTCCcattttgtgaatcacagt TGTGATCCAAATCTTCAGGTCTTCAATGTTTTCATTGATAACCTTGATCTACGTCTTCCTCGGATAGCGCTGTTTTCTACGAGAACCATCAAGGCTGGAGAAGAGCTCACCTTTGATTATCAGATGAAAG GTTCTCTCGATGTGACTTCAGACTCTGATGCTGTCAGCCCAACGAGAAAGAGGATCAGAACTGTGTGCAAGTGTGGAGCTGTGTGTTGCAGAGGGTATCTCAACTGA
- the SUV39H2 gene encoding histone-lysine N-methyltransferase SUV39H2 isoform X3 codes for MQAPARWRAGEEGTEHFLVKWKGWPESSNTWVALKNLKCPLLLQYFHSDKNEYLSRLKRGKAVILKNHMKALNPVVAQYIVKKAKQRIALQRWKEELNRKKNHKGMILVENTVDLEGPPLDFYYINEYKPAPGINVMNGITTGCECSDCPAEKCCPEEAGFFLAYNKQKQLKIQPGLPIYECNSYCRCGPECPNRIVQKGTPYSLCIFRTNNGRGWGVKTLQKIKTKRFVMEYVGEVITSEEAERRGQLYDNQGNTYLFDLDYDSDEYTVDAAQYGNVSHFVNHSCDPNLQVFNVFIDNLDLRLPRIALFSTRTIKAGEELTFDYQMKGSLDVTSDSDAVSPTRKRIRTVCKCGAVCCRGYLN; via the exons ATGCAGGCCCCTGCAAGATGGCGGGCAGGCGAGGAG GGCACAGAGCACTTCCTTGTGAAATGGAAAGGATGGCCAGAATCCTCAAATACCTGGGTAGCTTTGAAAAATCTTAAATGCCCATTGCTCCTTCAGTACTTCCATAGCGACAAGAATGAATATTTATCTCGGCTAAAGCGAGGCAAAGCGGTAATATTGAAAAACCATATGAAAGCTTTGAACCCTGTAGTAGCACAGTACATAGTAAAGAAGGCTAAACAAAGAATAGCTCTACAGAGATGGAAGGAAGAACTCAACCGGAAAAAGAACCATAAAGGAATGATTCTTGTAGAAAACACTGTGGATCTTGAGGGCCCTCCTTTAGACTTTTACTACATTAATGAATATAAACCTGCTCCAGGAATAAATGTAATGAATGGAATCACAACCGGCTGTGAATGCTCTGATTGCCCTGCTGAGAAGTGTTGTCCAGAAGAGGCTGGATTTTTCTTGGCTTACAATAAACAAAAGCAGTTAAAAATCCAACCAGGCTTGCCTATCTATGAATGCAACTCATATTGTAGATGTGGTCCTGAATGCCCTAACAGGATAGTACAGAAAGGCACACCGTATTCTCTTTGCATCTTCAGAACTAACAATGGACGTGGCTGGGGAGTAAAAACCCtccagaaaattaaaacaaagagaTTTGTGATGGAGTATGTTGGAGAG GTGATCACAAGTGAAGAAGCAGAGAGACGAGGTCAACTGTATGACAACCAAGGAAATACATACTTGTTTGACCTGGACTATGACTCGGATGAATATACGGTGGATGCAGCTCAATATGGAAATGTGTCCcattttgtgaatcacagt TGTGATCCAAATCTTCAGGTCTTCAATGTTTTCATTGATAACCTTGATCTACGTCTTCCTCGGATAGCGCTGTTTTCTACGAGAACCATCAAGGCTGGAGAAGAGCTCACCTTTGATTATCAGATGAAAG GTTCTCTCGATGTGACTTCAGACTCTGATGCTGTCAGCCCAACGAGAAAGAGGATCAGAACTGTGTGCAAGTGTGGAGCTGTGTGTTGCAGAGGGTATCTCAACTGA
- the SUV39H2 gene encoding histone-lysine N-methyltransferase SUV39H2 isoform X5 → MQAPARWRAGEEVRGRPGVLASWVSGDGAWYVPCLASLETIQELCRKENLTCKSLGITNRNLKSYEVEYLCDYKVEEGTEHFLVKWKGWPESSNTWVALKNLKCPLLLQYFHSDKNEYLSRLKRGKAVILKNHMKALNPVVAQYIVKKAKQRIALQRWKEELNRKKNHKGMILVENTVDLEGPPLDFYYINEYKPAPGINVMNGITTGCECSDCPAEKCCPEEAGFFLAYNKQKQLKIQPGLPIYECNSYCRCGPECPNRIVQKGTPYSLCIFRTNNGRGWGVKTLQKIKTKRFVMEYVGEVITSEEAERRGQLYDNQGNTYLFDLDYDSDEYTVDAAQYGNVSHFVNHSCDPNLQVFNVFIDNLDLRLPRIALFSTRTIKAGEELTFDYQMKGSLDVTSDSDAVSPTRKRIRTVCKCGAVCCRGYLN, encoded by the exons ATGCAGGCCCCTGCAAGATGGCGGGCAGGCGAGGAGGTGAGGGGCCGGCCAGGGGTGCTCGCTTCCTGGGTCAGcggggatgggg CTTGGTATGTGCCTTGTCTAGCTTCACTTGAGACCATCCAGGAATTATGTAGGAAGGAAAATCTCACATGTAAATCCCTTGGAATCACCAACAGGAATCTAAAGAGTTATGAGGTGGAATATTTATGTGACTACAAGGTAGAAGAG GGCACAGAGCACTTCCTTGTGAAATGGAAAGGATGGCCAGAATCCTCAAATACCTGGGTAGCTTTGAAAAATCTTAAATGCCCATTGCTCCTTCAGTACTTCCATAGCGACAAGAATGAATATTTATCTCGGCTAAAGCGAGGCAAAGCGGTAATATTGAAAAACCATATGAAAGCTTTGAACCCTGTAGTAGCACAGTACATAGTAAAGAAGGCTAAACAAAGAATAGCTCTACAGAGATGGAAGGAAGAACTCAACCGGAAAAAGAACCATAAAGGAATGATTCTTGTAGAAAACACTGTGGATCTTGAGGGCCCTCCTTTAGACTTTTACTACATTAATGAATATAAACCTGCTCCAGGAATAAATGTAATGAATGGAATCACAACCGGCTGTGAATGCTCTGATTGCCCTGCTGAGAAGTGTTGTCCAGAAGAGGCTGGATTTTTCTTGGCTTACAATAAACAAAAGCAGTTAAAAATCCAACCAGGCTTGCCTATCTATGAATGCAACTCATATTGTAGATGTGGTCCTGAATGCCCTAACAGGATAGTACAGAAAGGCACACCGTATTCTCTTTGCATCTTCAGAACTAACAATGGACGTGGCTGGGGAGTAAAAACCCtccagaaaattaaaacaaagagaTTTGTGATGGAGTATGTTGGAGAG GTGATCACAAGTGAAGAAGCAGAGAGACGAGGTCAACTGTATGACAACCAAGGAAATACATACTTGTTTGACCTGGACTATGACTCGGATGAATATACGGTGGATGCAGCTCAATATGGAAATGTGTCCcattttgtgaatcacagt TGTGATCCAAATCTTCAGGTCTTCAATGTTTTCATTGATAACCTTGATCTACGTCTTCCTCGGATAGCGCTGTTTTCTACGAGAACCATCAAGGCTGGAGAAGAGCTCACCTTTGATTATCAGATGAAAG GTTCTCTCGATGTGACTTCAGACTCTGATGCTGTCAGCCCAACGAGAAAGAGGATCAGAACTGTGTGCAAGTGTGGAGCTGTGTGTTGCAGAGGGTATCTCAACTGA
- the SUV39H2 gene encoding histone-lysine N-methyltransferase SUV39H2 isoform X2, giving the protein MACVTITNSTVRGFLGTEHFLVKWKGWPESSNTWVALKNLKCPLLLQYFHSDKNEYLSRLKRGKAVILKNHMKALNPVVAQYIVKKAKQRIALQRWKEELNRKKNHKGMILVENTVDLEGPPLDFYYINEYKPAPGINVMNGITTGCECSDCPAEKCCPEEAGFFLAYNKQKQLKIQPGLPIYECNSYCRCGPECPNRIVQKGTPYSLCIFRTNNGRGWGVKTLQKIKTKRFVMEYVGEVITSEEAERRGQLYDNQGNTYLFDLDYDSDEYTVDAAQYGNVSHFVNHSCDPNLQVFNVFIDNLDLRLPRIALFSTRTIKAGEELTFDYQMKGSLDVTSDSDAVSPTRKRIRTVCKCGAVCCRGYLN; this is encoded by the exons ATGGCTTGTGTAACTATTACAAATAGTACTGTTAGAGGTTTTTTG GGCACAGAGCACTTCCTTGTGAAATGGAAAGGATGGCCAGAATCCTCAAATACCTGGGTAGCTTTGAAAAATCTTAAATGCCCATTGCTCCTTCAGTACTTCCATAGCGACAAGAATGAATATTTATCTCGGCTAAAGCGAGGCAAAGCGGTAATATTGAAAAACCATATGAAAGCTTTGAACCCTGTAGTAGCACAGTACATAGTAAAGAAGGCTAAACAAAGAATAGCTCTACAGAGATGGAAGGAAGAACTCAACCGGAAAAAGAACCATAAAGGAATGATTCTTGTAGAAAACACTGTGGATCTTGAGGGCCCTCCTTTAGACTTTTACTACATTAATGAATATAAACCTGCTCCAGGAATAAATGTAATGAATGGAATCACAACCGGCTGTGAATGCTCTGATTGCCCTGCTGAGAAGTGTTGTCCAGAAGAGGCTGGATTTTTCTTGGCTTACAATAAACAAAAGCAGTTAAAAATCCAACCAGGCTTGCCTATCTATGAATGCAACTCATATTGTAGATGTGGTCCTGAATGCCCTAACAGGATAGTACAGAAAGGCACACCGTATTCTCTTTGCATCTTCAGAACTAACAATGGACGTGGCTGGGGAGTAAAAACCCtccagaaaattaaaacaaagagaTTTGTGATGGAGTATGTTGGAGAG GTGATCACAAGTGAAGAAGCAGAGAGACGAGGTCAACTGTATGACAACCAAGGAAATACATACTTGTTTGACCTGGACTATGACTCGGATGAATATACGGTGGATGCAGCTCAATATGGAAATGTGTCCcattttgtgaatcacagt TGTGATCCAAATCTTCAGGTCTTCAATGTTTTCATTGATAACCTTGATCTACGTCTTCCTCGGATAGCGCTGTTTTCTACGAGAACCATCAAGGCTGGAGAAGAGCTCACCTTTGATTATCAGATGAAAG GTTCTCTCGATGTGACTTCAGACTCTGATGCTGTCAGCCCAACGAGAAAGAGGATCAGAACTGTGTGCAAGTGTGGAGCTGTGTGTTGCAGAGGGTATCTCAACTGA